One part of the Terrimicrobium sacchariphilum genome encodes these proteins:
- a CDS encoding restriction endonuclease, giving the protein MAVPKYYELFNPLLQALRELGGSASIPEQEEAVARLLSLSEDDVNEIHRGNRTKFGYKLGWARTYLKRYGLLENSDRGVWALTEDGTSVDRVVPEEVVRMVQQQGRVAREELAEAEAEQETPEMVAELRWQDAALQALREMAPDAFERLCQRLLRESGFIQVEVTGRSGDGGIDGKGVVKLGGILSFHVSFQCKRYQGSVSSGAIRDFRGAMVGRADKGLFITTGTFTRDARAEAQRDGAPPLDMIDGDELVVMLKDLRLGIDVRSRTVEEVSVNREWFQKI; this is encoded by the coding sequence ATGGCCGTCCCAAAGTATTACGAGCTTTTCAACCCCCTGCTCCAGGCCTTGCGCGAATTGGGCGGGTCGGCATCGATTCCCGAACAGGAGGAGGCCGTCGCGCGGCTGCTTTCCTTATCCGAGGACGATGTGAATGAGATCCATCGCGGGAATCGAACCAAGTTTGGCTACAAGCTGGGCTGGGCACGGACATATCTGAAACGCTACGGTCTATTGGAGAATTCGGATCGCGGAGTCTGGGCGCTTACCGAAGACGGCACCTCAGTCGACCGGGTCGTGCCGGAGGAGGTCGTTCGCATGGTTCAGCAGCAGGGCCGCGTCGCGCGAGAGGAACTGGCGGAGGCGGAGGCCGAGCAGGAGACGCCGGAGATGGTGGCGGAGCTGCGATGGCAGGATGCCGCCCTACAGGCGCTCCGGGAAATGGCTCCCGATGCTTTTGAGCGGCTCTGCCAGCGCTTGCTGCGCGAATCGGGCTTTATCCAGGTCGAGGTGACGGGGCGCTCGGGCGATGGCGGGATCGATGGCAAGGGCGTGGTCAAGCTCGGCGGCATCCTGTCGTTTCACGTCAGCTTTCAATGCAAACGCTACCAGGGCAGCGTTTCGTCCGGAGCGATCCGGGATTTTCGCGGGGCCATGGTCGGGCGCGCCGACAAGGGGCTGTTCATTACGACAGGCACATTTACGCGCGACGCACGGGCCGAGGCCCAGCGGGATGGCGCTCCGCCGCTCGACATGATCGACGGCGACGAGCTCGTAGTCATGCTGAAAGACCTGCGCCTGGGCATCGATGTGCGGTCGCGCACCGTCGAGGAGGTTTCCGTGAACCGCGAATGGTTTCAAAAAATCTAA
- a CDS encoding HEAT repeat domain-containing protein yields the protein MTARCVLPLVVAFACLWPGVAGAYKVGRAVPLEGVAAKADVIFKATAVSEARTDQGGFEKVPGFAPVETRLRMVSVLKGDVPKGEVGFLHYDVQDGELFCDYEPQHYRLVPGKTYLVFALRQAWNDPALFRQIWMSHTGLKTQGELLCADDQPLASTDVREIYWKELTGLLHSSDPAEVVYAIEMLDKLGGDGRETYDQLKEFPREKVIDAVKPLITSKDPAIARAALMVVGGGNPYMTEERAAFWLATIGVETPGLGRMDPGLKNPGAERYAQDLIALADGSGPEETRALAILALGLTRNPAVQPALERWLTDPSPRVRAAAVVLLADYPAMATGQRLRTAATDPAAEVRSAAARAVGFGQYIDHAGLLADLLKDPDRKVRHDASVSLLSFPPEKESIAAIFRANLGTAEFAPLFLLALAAKDPSPYRDALADVVVKEISPTNWSGGQIPSYTARALLLRDLKAQSPEDLRSGRFDHALDALGTFRKGGGSSPVEVYALYFQKGLTDRAKALRAQATAEAGYDIGSQFDAAAAHPDAYLGN from the coding sequence ATGACCGCTCGATGCGTCCTCCCCTTGGTCGTGGCCTTCGCTTGTCTCTGGCCCGGCGTGGCGGGGGCGTATAAGGTCGGGCGGGCGGTGCCGCTGGAGGGCGTGGCGGCGAAGGCGGATGTCATCTTCAAGGCCACGGCGGTGTCGGAGGCGCGCACGGACCAGGGCGGGTTTGAAAAGGTGCCGGGGTTTGCTCCGGTCGAGACGCGGCTGCGCATGGTTTCCGTGCTGAAGGGCGACGTGCCAAAGGGCGAGGTCGGGTTCCTGCATTATGACGTGCAGGATGGGGAACTCTTTTGTGACTACGAGCCGCAACATTACCGCCTCGTGCCGGGAAAGACGTATCTGGTCTTTGCCTTGCGGCAGGCGTGGAATGATCCGGCGCTGTTTCGCCAGATCTGGATGAGCCACACGGGGCTGAAGACCCAGGGCGAGCTGCTCTGCGCCGACGACCAGCCGCTCGCCTCGACCGATGTGCGGGAGATTTACTGGAAGGAACTGACAGGATTGCTCCACAGCAGCGACCCGGCGGAGGTGGTGTATGCCATTGAGATGCTCGACAAGCTGGGCGGGGACGGCCGCGAGACCTACGACCAGCTCAAAGAGTTCCCGCGCGAGAAGGTGATCGACGCCGTGAAACCACTCATCACCAGCAAAGACCCTGCGATCGCCCGCGCCGCACTCATGGTCGTGGGCGGGGGAAATCCCTACATGACCGAGGAGCGCGCGGCCTTCTGGCTCGCGACGATCGGTGTGGAGACGCCGGGGCTTGGCCGCATGGACCCGGGGCTGAAGAACCCCGGCGCGGAGCGTTACGCCCAGGACCTGATCGCGCTGGCCGATGGCTCTGGACCGGAGGAAACCCGCGCCCTGGCCATTCTCGCCCTCGGCCTCACCCGCAACCCGGCAGTGCAGCCTGCGCTCGAGCGGTGGTTGACTGATCCGTCGCCGCGCGTGCGCGCTGCCGCCGTGGTGCTGCTGGCGGACTATCCCGCGATGGCGACCGGGCAAAGATTGCGCACCGCAGCCACCGATCCGGCAGCGGAGGTGCGGTCGGCAGCGGCGCGGGCGGTGGGTTTCGGTCAATACATCGACCATGCGGGACTGCTGGCGGATTTGCTGAAAGACCCCGACCGGAAGGTGCGGCACGATGCGTCGGTAAGCCTGCTTTCCTTCCCGCCGGAGAAAGAAAGCATCGCGGCGATCTTCCGCGCCAACCTCGGCACCGCGGAGTTTGCCCCGCTCTTCCTCCTCGCGCTGGCGGCGAAAGACCCCTCCCCCTATCGCGATGCGCTGGCGGACGTGGTGGTGAAGGAAATCTCGCCGACGAACTGGAGCGGCGGTCAGATCCCGTCCTACACCGCGCGGGCTCTCCTGCTGCGCGATCTGAAGGCGCAGTCGCCGGAGGACCTGCGCTCCGGGCGTTTTGACCATGCTCTCGATGCCTTAGGGACGTTCCGGAAGGGAGGCGGCAGTTCGCCGGTCGAGGTCTACGCGCTGTACTTTCAGAAGGGCCTCACCGACCGCGCCAAGGCCCTCCGCGCCCAAGCCACCGCCGAGGCAGGCTACGACATCGGCTCACAATTTGACGCCGCAGCCGCCCACCCCGATGCCTATCTCGGTAATTAG
- a CDS encoding HNH endonuclease: MHSPFARNAAATAVRAYLAEIGSVYLGKVYDPKNDGVSEDAWTITMDHFRQRCAYCNREGKSLPKGVKLTREHLIETNQWQCGLHHPANVIPACSQCNVSRDRSEDGSRVSWEEHLQNLGKRHGWTPATVEKRRLHIRKFVEQGGYPDITDAEMAYLQTTSQKLYRDVLALCVAGRRVMSPFVARTPCGSRLRLPQKSLPSF, translated from the coding sequence ATGCACTCCCCCTTTGCCAGAAATGCGGCGGCGACTGCCGTGCGCGCCTATCTCGCCGAGATCGGATCGGTATACCTCGGGAAGGTCTATGACCCGAAGAATGACGGTGTCAGCGAAGACGCCTGGACGATAACGATGGATCACTTTCGGCAGCGTTGCGCGTACTGCAACCGTGAGGGCAAGTCCTTGCCAAAGGGGGTGAAACTCACCCGCGAGCATCTGATCGAAACAAACCAATGGCAGTGCGGACTTCATCATCCGGCCAATGTCATACCCGCCTGTTCCCAATGCAATGTCTCGCGGGACCGCTCCGAGGATGGGTCACGTGTGAGCTGGGAGGAGCATTTGCAAAACCTCGGAAAGAGGCATGGATGGACGCCTGCGACGGTGGAGAAGCGCCGGCTGCATATCCGGAAATTTGTCGAGCAGGGTGGGTATCCCGACATCACTGACGCGGAAATGGCCTACCTGCAAACAACCTCGCAAAAACTTTACCGGGATGTGCTCGCCCTCTGCGTGGCTGGCAGGCGGGTTATGTCGCCATTCGTGGCGAGGACGCCGTGCGGATCACGCCTGCGCCTGCCGCAAAAAAGCCTGCCAAGCTTCTGA
- a CDS encoding beta strand repeat-containing protein: protein MKKSTFATLLLAGASSLPLSAADLTWGGTSALNTWSPTASGSTAPWSDGVTSYDHWLGDTYTAVFGTSTQKAVSVDTGVGAYGLVFKQSGYSFTTNAITLGTGGVDASALTSGATALGSVTLSAAQTWRLGGGSSLSGTVTNAGNALTMDVASGSTTLGALISGTGGLVKTGAGNLNINTVSSFSGDVDIQAGKVTIAASNSGTSSAVGQASSSRTITVGSGATLDGTSNNWFGGYHVASSSLPTITVNGGTLSTSNYTAIGNLNLNGATVSNRSAGGTGWQGFALRGTVTVGGSAASTISSTGSGASTYGYHLAANTVFNVADATGSSAADLTISAALRNQGSDFDSGAGGLTKSGAGTMELSGANTYTGATAVSAGTLLINGSTSTGAVSVASGGRLGGTGTIGGATTVAGGGTLLAGAGSASGSLTIANGLTLGDNSKIELTLGAGLTNSSLIRTSGAWVFDADQLFVISGSNFTIGTYQNVISGLTGSESGLGTIGTWAIAGGTVQGTFSYDGSGGVDLQITAVPEPGTWALAALGGMLVMIVSRRRKAARD, encoded by the coding sequence ATGAAGAAATCCACCTTTGCAACTTTGCTATTGGCGGGGGCCTCGAGCCTGCCGCTCTCCGCTGCCGACCTGACGTGGGGCGGCACATCGGCGCTGAATACCTGGAGCCCGACTGCGAGCGGCTCGACCGCGCCGTGGAGCGACGGTGTGACGAGCTACGATCATTGGCTGGGCGACACGTATACGGCGGTGTTTGGCACCTCCACGCAAAAGGCGGTCTCGGTCGATACGGGCGTCGGGGCCTATGGGCTGGTTTTCAAGCAGAGCGGCTATTCCTTTACCACCAACGCGATCACCCTGGGTACCGGCGGTGTGGATGCATCGGCGCTGACCTCGGGTGCCACGGCGCTCGGCTCCGTGACGCTCTCGGCGGCGCAGACCTGGAGGCTGGGTGGCGGATCGAGCCTCTCGGGAACCGTCACCAATGCGGGGAACGCTCTCACGATGGATGTCGCGTCGGGATCGACCACTCTTGGGGCCTTGATCAGCGGCACCGGTGGGCTGGTCAAGACCGGGGCAGGAAATCTTAACATCAATACGGTGAGCAGTTTCTCGGGCGATGTTGATATCCAGGCCGGCAAGGTCACGATCGCCGCATCGAATTCCGGAACCTCGAGCGCGGTCGGGCAGGCGAGCAGCTCGAGGACAATCACGGTGGGCTCGGGCGCGACGCTGGATGGCACGAGCAACAACTGGTTCGGCGGGTACCATGTGGCATCGTCTTCCCTGCCCACGATCACGGTGAACGGCGGCACGCTCTCCACGTCGAACTACACAGCCATCGGCAACCTGAATCTCAATGGTGCCACGGTGTCGAACCGGAGTGCGGGCGGCACGGGCTGGCAAGGGTTTGCCCTGCGCGGCACGGTGACGGTGGGAGGCTCGGCCGCCTCGACGATCTCCTCGACAGGCTCGGGAGCATCGACCTACGGATATCACCTCGCGGCGAATACGGTTTTCAATGTGGCCGACGCCACGGGATCATCGGCGGCTGACCTGACGATCTCCGCCGCCCTGCGCAATCAGGGCTCGGATTTCGACAGTGGCGCGGGCGGCCTGACGAAATCCGGCGCGGGCACGATGGAGTTGAGCGGGGCAAATACCTACACGGGCGCGACGGCGGTGAGCGCGGGTACGCTGCTCATCAATGGCTCGACCTCGACCGGCGCGGTGAGCGTGGCCTCGGGCGGACGGCTCGGCGGCACGGGTACGATCGGCGGTGCGACGACAGTGGCTGGCGGCGGCACGCTGCTGGCCGGAGCGGGCAGCGCCTCGGGCAGTCTCACGATTGCCAACGGCCTGACTCTCGGTGACAACTCAAAGATCGAGCTAACGCTCGGGGCGGGGCTGACGAACTCCAGCCTCATCCGCACGAGCGGTGCGTGGGTCTTCGATGCCGACCAGCTCTTTGTCATCAGCGGGTCAAACTTTACGATCGGCACGTACCAGAATGTCATCTCCGGCCTGACGGGTTCGGAGAGCGGACTGGGCACGATTGGCACCTGGGCCATCGCTGGCGGTACGGTACAGGGCACCTTCTCCTATGACGGCTCGGGCGGCGTGGATCTCCAGATCACAGCCGTGCCAGAGCCCGGCACCTGGGCGCTGGCCGCACTCGGCGGCATGCTGGTGATGATCGTCTCCCGTCGTCGCAAGGCCGCCAGGGATTAA
- a CDS encoding autotransporter-associated beta strand repeat-containing protein has product MNPAPHSRRLSLAGNSTLAALLLGATCLPALAEDWTWNASTTSNVWRTTAGSATNRASWTYGAATNLAWLTNANGAGNNNAVFSAAGGYTILVSADLSGTNDATNIYANGLIFTAAEYTFTSNNIRLGAGGVDTTALSSGTITFGDTGTNGGGLYFTAAQTWKLGAGTTIVANNWYQGNPVTRINNNGYNLTLNSASGSTAVNATLGGSGGLVKTGAGNVTLGSGTANFTGNVDVQQGTLTVAASATGNTGDRTAFGQTNAGAKTITVASGATLAGTVNDWFGNATATVLPTITVNGGSLTTSAYTTLGGLNLNGASVSSSSAGTASYQGFAFRGTVTVGGSSASTISSTSSGASTYGYHLGANTEFNVADATGSSAADLTVSAALRNQSAGFSSAAGGLTKTGAGTMVLGGASTYTGATAVSAGTLLVNGSTTGSAVSVASGAKLGGTGTVTGAVSVAGGGSVVGGAGAAASGSLSIAGNLSLLDNSKIELALGPGLSHSSLARTSGTWAFDADQLFVFTGTGFTTGTYQNIISGLTGTESGLSTIGSWTISGGQVQGTFSYDGSGGVDLQVTAVPEPGTWVLAALGGMLVMIVTRRRKAAQE; this is encoded by the coding sequence GTGAATCCGGCCCCCCACTCCCGTCGACTCTCCCTCGCAGGAAACTCCACGCTCGCGGCTTTGCTCCTCGGTGCAACCTGTCTCCCTGCCCTCGCTGAGGACTGGACCTGGAACGCCAGCACCACGAGCAATGTCTGGCGCACCACGGCGGGTTCCGCGACAAATCGCGCCTCGTGGACGTACGGTGCTGCGACCAATCTGGCGTGGCTGACCAATGCCAACGGCGCGGGAAACAATAACGCCGTTTTTTCGGCGGCGGGCGGATACACCATCCTGGTCAGCGCGGATCTGAGCGGTACCAACGATGCGACCAACATCTATGCCAACGGACTCATCTTTACCGCGGCGGAGTACACCTTTACCTCCAACAACATCCGCCTGGGAGCGGGAGGAGTCGATACTACGGCGCTGAGCAGCGGAACGATCACCTTTGGCGATACGGGAACGAATGGCGGAGGGCTTTATTTCACGGCGGCGCAGACGTGGAAGCTGGGCGCGGGCACCACGATCGTCGCCAACAACTGGTACCAGGGAAATCCGGTGACCCGTATCAATAACAACGGCTACAACCTCACGCTGAACAGCGCCTCGGGATCGACGGCGGTGAATGCCACGCTCGGCGGCTCGGGCGGTCTGGTGAAGACCGGCGCGGGGAATGTGACGCTCGGCAGCGGCACGGCCAACTTTACCGGCAATGTGGATGTGCAGCAGGGCACGCTGACCGTCGCCGCGAGCGCCACGGGGAATACCGGCGACCGCACGGCGTTTGGCCAGACGAACGCAGGGGCAAAGACGATCACGGTGGCCTCGGGCGCGACGCTCGCCGGGACGGTCAACGACTGGTTTGGCAATGCCACGGCGACCGTGTTGCCCACGATCACGGTGAATGGCGGCAGCCTGACCACGAGCGCCTATACGACGCTTGGCGGCCTGAATCTCAACGGCGCGAGCGTGAGCAGCAGCTCGGCGGGCACCGCTTCCTACCAGGGATTTGCCTTTCGCGGTACGGTGACGGTGGGCGGTTCCTCGGCCTCGACGATTTCCTCCACCTCCTCCGGAGCGTCCACCTACGGGTATCATCTCGGGGCGAACACGGAATTCAACGTCGCCGATGCGACTGGCTCCTCCGCCGCCGACCTCACAGTCTCGGCTGCGCTGCGCAACCAGAGCGCGGGCTTTTCCAGCGCCGCAGGCGGGCTGACGAAGACAGGCGCGGGCACGATGGTGCTGGGCGGGGCGAGTACCTACACCGGCGCGACAGCGGTGAGCGCAGGCACGCTGCTCGTCAACGGCTCGACGACGGGTTCCGCCGTATCGGTGGCATCGGGCGCAAAGCTCGGCGGCACGGGCACGGTCACGGGCGCGGTATCTGTCGCAGGCGGCGGCAGCGTGGTCGGCGGCGCAGGCGCGGCAGCCTCGGGCAGCCTCTCGATCGCGGGCAACCTGAGCCTGCTCGACAATTCCAAGATCGAGCTCGCCCTCGGTCCCGGCCTGAGCCACTCCAGCCTCGCCCGCACCAGCGGCACCTGGGCCTTCGATGCCGATCAGCTCTTTGTTTTCACCGGCACGGGTTTCACCACCGGGACGTACCAGAATATCATCTCCGGCCTCACGGGTACGGAGTCGGGCCTGAGCACGATCGGCTCGTGGACGATCTCGGGTGGTCAGGTGCAGGGCACCTTCTCCTATGACGGCTCGGGCGGCGTGGATCTTCAGGTCACCGCGGTCCCGGAACCCGGCACCTGGGTGCTCGCCGCGCTCGGCGGCATGCTGGTGATGATCGTCACCCGCCGTCGCAAAGCCGCGCAGGAATAA
- a CDS encoding DUF5063 domain-containing protein yields the protein MVAPSLDEFRTAAEQYCALFTREEPIEARDIWTFRDLLLRLIFHITAVESHPHGTDHDDDQPGMEGYYRAVKKLEALPFNLYRVVFDPHDFEEKDEPVTGSLSDDLADIYGDLAGSVALAQAGHVDDACFYWALLYRSHWARHAVSALAAIEIYRTDRCESTE from the coding sequence ATGGTCGCTCCATCCCTCGACGAATTCCGTACCGCCGCCGAGCAATACTGCGCCCTCTTCACTCGCGAGGAGCCCATTGAGGCACGCGACATCTGGACGTTCCGCGATCTCCTCCTGCGGCTCATCTTTCACATCACCGCCGTGGAGAGTCATCCGCATGGCACCGACCACGACGACGACCAACCCGGGATGGAGGGGTACTACCGTGCCGTAAAGAAGCTGGAAGCCCTGCCTTTCAACCTCTACCGGGTTGTCTTTGATCCGCATGATTTCGAGGAAAAAGACGAACCCGTTACCGGAAGCCTCAGCGACGACCTAGCCGACATCTATGGCGATCTTGCCGGGAGTGTGGCCCTCGCCCAAGCAGGCCACGTCGACGACGCCTGCTTCTACTGGGCGCTGCTCTACCGCTCCCACTGGGCCCGCCACGCCGTCAGCGCCCTGGCCGCCATCGAGATTTACCGCACCGACCGATGCGAATCCACCGAATGA
- a CDS encoding addiction module protein gives MSATVDLQQMTVAEKLRLMEALWRDLSREDLASPAWHGEILAERDRLIAAGKEQFIDWETAKKQLRQELP, from the coding sequence ATGTCCGCGACTGTCGATCTCCAGCAAATGACCGTAGCCGAAAAGCTCCGGCTCATGGAGGCATTGTGGCGCGATCTCTCCCGCGAAGACCTCGCCTCCCCCGCATGGCATGGTGAAATCCTCGCCGAACGCGACCGCCTCATCGCAGCTGGCAAGGAGCAATTCATCGACTGGGAAACCGCCAAGAAGCAGCTCCGACAAGAGCTGCCGTGA
- a CDS encoding nucleotidyltransferase family protein, producing the protein MQLKDHIPVAYARRLAHSIGLYLKDRYGATKVLLFGSLTLGAYNPDFSDIDVYFEGVREELVASAMADCRRNFGERDTIGRKRIDYVQAEHLSPELRARISKVGEEI; encoded by the coding sequence ATGCAACTGAAGGATCACATCCCTGTGGCCTACGCGCGGAGGTTGGCCCATTCCATCGGCCTCTACCTGAAGGACCGTTACGGCGCGACCAAGGTCCTGCTCTTCGGCTCTCTCACGCTGGGAGCCTACAACCCGGACTTCTCCGACATTGACGTCTACTTTGAGGGCGTCCGCGAGGAGCTCGTCGCCTCCGCCATGGCCGACTGCCGCCGAAACTTCGGCGAGCGCGACACCATCGGACGCAAGCGCATTGACTACGTCCAGGCCGAACACCTTTCACCCGAGCTCCGCGCCCGCATCAGCAAGGTCGGCGAGGAGATTTAA